The proteins below come from a single Psychrobacter sp. FDAARGOS_221 genomic window:
- a CDS encoding lysophospholipid acyltransferase family protein: MLNKHIVDNEAANSRQPLNYKRLGKQVPKRGGRVTPRLARAFLKLLGWKVTGNIPDVPKAVLLALPHTSNLDGLYAIPVVLGLDLDIKIMGKDSLFKYPVLSNFLKWAGVVPINRSKKGSVLQASIEQMKASDSLYLGLAPEGTRGFTKQWKTGFYYIADSADVPIIPVAMDYKTKEVQFLDPVCTTGNYEEDLTKIVAQYKGVVPKYPSKMSQVLQDINK, encoded by the coding sequence ATGTTAAATAAACACATCGTTGATAATGAAGCTGCTAATAGTAGGCAGCCGTTAAACTATAAGCGTCTGGGTAAGCAGGTGCCAAAGCGCGGCGGCAGAGTAACGCCGCGACTTGCGCGTGCGTTTTTGAAGCTACTGGGTTGGAAGGTGACTGGTAATATACCTGATGTACCTAAGGCGGTATTGCTGGCGTTACCACATACGTCTAACTTAGATGGCTTGTATGCCATTCCTGTAGTGCTAGGCTTGGACTTAGACATTAAGATTATGGGTAAGGATAGTCTGTTTAAATATCCTGTATTATCAAACTTTTTGAAGTGGGCAGGTGTTGTACCCATTAACCGCAGTAAAAAAGGGTCGGTATTACAGGCCAGTATTGAGCAAATGAAGGCCAGTGATTCACTGTATTTGGGCTTGGCACCTGAAGGAACGCGTGGATTTACCAAGCAATGGAAGACAGGCTTTTATTACATTGCAGATAGTGCCGATGTGCCTATTATCCCAGTGGCGATGGATTATAAGACCAAAGAAGTGCAGTTTTTGGATCCTGTATGTACCACAGGTAATTATGAAGAAGATTTGACCAAGATTGTGGCCCAGTACAAAGGTGTGGTTCCAAAATATCCAAGCAAGATGTCGCAGGTACTACAGGATATCAATAAGTAG
- a CDS encoding YheV family putative metal-binding protein, whose product MRYQSKRPRRQFLAGVTCPKCQTMDAVVQVRLFEPEEDEYIECTQCGHTERRPDPEEIQEKNALANDAMSTGTQGTVKFLK is encoded by the coding sequence ATGCGTTATCAATCCAAACGACCTAGACGTCAGTTCTTAGCTGGCGTCACCTGTCCAAAGTGTCAAACAATGGATGCCGTCGTACAGGTGCGCCTGTTTGAGCCTGAAGAAGACGAGTATATTGAGTGTACTCAATGTGGCCATACTGAACGTCGCCCTGACCCTGAAGAGATTCAGGAAAAGAATGCGCTGGCCAATGATGCGATGAGTACCGGTACGCAGGGTACGGTCAAGTTTTTGAAGTAG
- a CDS encoding M3 family metallopeptidase: MQNTQTNTTLDPNLHLVDFSKVTPEQLKQQVTQALDKGNAYLDNLDQQDVPTEAQPALNDIIEFDHIGLDLDRSWGVLSHLNSVMSNEDIRQVHHDILPLLSAFGTRVGQNKALYSRYQTIKNDSDFFNSLDNARKRAIELAIQSFELSGVALPADKQATYADIQSQLSTLSAKFSDNILDATQAFALPLNDEQLAGITDSGLAMLQAAGEQHKAKLVASEQQTQTEVDALPTPYYVATLDIPVYLAVMTHADDRKLRETLYKAYVTRASELDSHKNSQGDSLDNSDIMANILDLRNQKAHLLGFNNYAEVSLSRKMADSAEQVESFLRNLADKATPAAKRDLAQLEAEATNQGIDEIKPWDTAYLAEKVKQDKFKLSQEEIRPYFPLPKVIDGLFDIVQQLFGVRAVEATEQADLWHEDVHFYQLFDSNADGEEQLIGGFYFDLYARQGKRGGAWMSGFQARYEYAGSSAEAYRQLPVCFMVGNFTPATNGKPSLLTHNEVLTLFHEFGHGLHHLLTKVSVSDVAGVNGVEWDAVELPSQFLENWAWDSKGINLISAHVDSGEPLPQSQLDALLAAKNFQSGMQTLRQIEFALFDLLIHADSPAPDYAGILATLDQVRHDVAVMQTPEYNRFANGFSHIFAGGYAAGYYSYKWAELLSADAFSRFEEEGVFNAQTGQDFRNNILAVGGSLPAKTNFEAFRGREASIDALLRHGGFVDSDEVA; encoded by the coding sequence ATGCAAAATACCCAAACCAATACCACGCTAGATCCCAACTTACATCTGGTCGACTTCTCAAAGGTCACACCAGAACAGCTGAAGCAGCAAGTGACTCAAGCACTGGATAAAGGCAATGCGTATCTAGACAACTTAGATCAACAAGATGTGCCTACTGAAGCACAGCCAGCGCTTAATGATATTATCGAATTTGACCACATCGGCTTGGATTTAGACCGTAGCTGGGGCGTACTATCACACCTAAATAGCGTGATGAGCAATGAAGACATCCGTCAAGTGCATCACGACATCCTGCCTTTACTGTCTGCGTTTGGCACTCGTGTCGGTCAAAACAAAGCACTATATAGCCGCTATCAAACTATCAAAAACGACAGTGACTTTTTTAATAGCTTAGACAATGCTCGCAAACGCGCCATCGAACTTGCTATTCAAAGCTTTGAGCTTTCTGGCGTCGCATTGCCTGCGGACAAGCAAGCGACTTATGCTGATATTCAAAGTCAGCTATCGACCTTGTCGGCCAAATTCTCTGACAATATCCTAGATGCCACTCAAGCGTTTGCGCTGCCATTAAACGATGAACAACTGGCCGGTATCACCGACAGTGGACTGGCGATGCTACAAGCCGCAGGTGAGCAGCATAAAGCCAAACTGGTAGCCAGCGAGCAACAAACCCAGACAGAGGTCGATGCGCTACCGACCCCGTATTATGTAGCGACATTGGATATCCCCGTTTATCTGGCGGTAATGACTCATGCCGATGACCGTAAGCTACGCGAAACCCTATACAAAGCTTATGTCACACGGGCGTCAGAGCTTGATAGTCACAAAAATAGCCAAGGTGACTCGCTCGATAACAGCGACATCATGGCCAATATTTTGGACTTGCGTAACCAAAAAGCGCATCTACTTGGCTTTAACAACTATGCCGAAGTGTCTTTATCACGCAAAATGGCAGACAGCGCTGAGCAAGTAGAAAGCTTCCTACGTAATTTGGCTGACAAAGCGACACCAGCTGCCAAACGTGATTTGGCACAATTAGAAGCAGAAGCGACTAATCAAGGTATTGATGAGATCAAACCTTGGGATACGGCTTACTTAGCTGAAAAAGTAAAACAAGACAAATTCAAGCTATCACAGGAAGAAATTCGTCCTTACTTCCCACTACCTAAAGTGATTGACGGATTGTTTGATATCGTGCAGCAACTGTTTGGTGTGCGTGCGGTAGAAGCAACAGAGCAGGCTGATTTGTGGCATGAAGATGTGCATTTTTATCAGCTATTTGATAGCAACGCTGATGGTGAAGAACAGCTGATCGGCGGTTTCTACTTTGATCTATACGCCCGTCAAGGCAAACGTGGCGGTGCATGGATGAGTGGATTCCAAGCCCGTTATGAGTATGCCGGCAGTAGCGCTGAAGCCTATCGCCAGCTGCCGGTATGCTTTATGGTTGGCAACTTTACCCCTGCTACCAATGGCAAGCCAAGCTTATTGACGCACAACGAAGTACTGACCTTATTCCATGAGTTCGGCCATGGTCTGCACCACTTATTAACCAAAGTCAGTGTCAGTGACGTGGCAGGCGTTAACGGTGTCGAGTGGGATGCGGTTGAGCTACCTAGCCAGTTCTTAGAAAACTGGGCATGGGACTCAAAAGGCATTAACTTAATCAGTGCCCATGTTGACAGCGGTGAGCCACTACCACAGTCACAGCTTGATGCCCTTCTAGCAGCCAAGAACTTCCAAAGCGGCATGCAAACCTTACGTCAGATTGAGTTTGCTTTGTTTGACTTGTTGATTCATGCCGACTCACCAGCACCTGATTATGCTGGTATTTTAGCGACGTTAGATCAAGTTCGTCATGATGTGGCAGTGATGCAAACTCCAGAATATAACCGCTTCGCCAACGGCTTTAGTCATATCTTCGCTGGTGGTTATGCAGCAGGATATTACTCGTACAAATGGGCAGAGTTGTTATCAGCTGACGCCTTTAGCCGCTTTGAAGAAGAAGGCGTATTTAACGCTCAAACCGGTCAAGACTTCCGTAATAACATCTTAGCTGTTGGAGGTAGCTTACCTGCCAAAACTAACTTTGAAGCCTTTAGAGGCCGTGAAGCCAGTATCGATGCGCTGCTACGTCATGGCGGCTTTGTAGACTCAGATGAGGTGGCCTAA
- a CDS encoding endonuclease/exonuclease/phosphatase family protein: MSRNNSIIVTSYNIHKGMSPLNRQVVTQKIGEALRQANPDILCLQEVQGQNLKRMVKYNEYPNQSQHEWFGEYLNLDHSYGKNSEYDNGHHGNAVLSRHPLDPKHNVNITVNKLEQRGVLHCEVHPEGWDKPVIILCAHLNLLENDRQKQYNAIAKYVNDSELIDEDTPLILAGDFNDWKKNSCQKLASELNMTEAFMAQYNKLLPTFPAKLPVLSLDRIYVRNLKVERAWVHKGKPWSQLSDHLPISAELSQLD; encoded by the coding sequence ATGAGTCGAAACAACAGCATTATCGTTACCAGTTATAACATCCATAAAGGCATGTCGCCATTAAATAGACAGGTTGTGACCCAAAAGATTGGTGAGGCGTTAAGACAGGCCAATCCAGATATCTTGTGTTTACAAGAGGTTCAAGGTCAGAACCTAAAACGCATGGTGAAGTACAATGAATACCCCAACCAGTCGCAGCATGAGTGGTTTGGTGAGTATTTAAACCTCGACCACAGCTATGGCAAAAACTCTGAATATGACAACGGCCATCATGGTAATGCGGTGCTAAGTCGTCATCCTTTAGACCCTAAGCACAATGTCAATATTACGGTGAATAAGCTTGAGCAGCGTGGTGTGCTACACTGTGAGGTACATCCTGAAGGCTGGGATAAGCCGGTGATTATCTTATGCGCTCATCTCAACTTACTAGAGAATGATCGACAAAAGCAGTATAACGCCATTGCCAAATACGTAAACGACAGTGAGCTGATCGATGAAGACACGCCACTGATCTTGGCAGGTGACTTTAACGATTGGAAAAAGAACTCGTGTCAGAAGCTTGCCAGTGAGTTGAACATGACTGAAGCCTTTATGGCTCAGTACAATAAGCTATTGCCGACTTTCCCCGCTAAGCTGCCAGTGCTTAGCCTAGATCGTATTTATGTTCGCAACCTCAAGGTTGAGCGTGCTTGGGTACATAAGGGCAAGCCTTGGTCGCAATTATCCGACCATTTGCCAATCAGCGCTGAGCTGTCACAACTCGATTAA
- the rnr gene encoding ribonuclease R yields the protein MTWNDPNAQLEAQNYDNPIPSRLLILQTLADKGELTHKQLASSFDIDSDDQFEALGNRLKAMARDGQVHRDGRPYKYRAVTKQDVVNGTVSAHAKGFGFVVLNDMPDLFLHEKQMRWVFNGDTVNAIGTTTDNRGRTEGRIIEVTERQQTQFIGTLEKDDEGYMVSLSSPNNHQPITVAEKNVKALEAKPGYPVKVDIIDWPTQHEFATGKIVEVMDDDNDREVIIETTLLNYDIPSEFGAAVLKQADSYKEPTEKDIKGRTDIRDLPMVTIDGEDSRDFDDAVYAEKRSGGNYRVVVAIADVSHYVTPNSALDHEAFERGTSVYFPHHVVPMLPEVLSNGLCSLNPGVDRLCMVADIKLSRAGNITGYEFYPSVMHSQARLTYNQVNDYFDGNTDKVPESLTGNKDVKKSVDTMHQLYKVLVKKREERNAMEFETPETYIKFNEEGGIEAIVPRTRGDSHKLIEELMLLANTCAANFALKEELPVLYRNHDKPDSEKSRMVHEYAKNFGISFPEESPTQADYKRFIEATKERPDAVSIHSMLLRSMMQANYSPDNIGHFGLAYDEYSHFTSPIRRYPDLMLHRAIKSKVTGKKQPEMDFTLEEAGQQTSDTERRAEKASRFVESWLKCHYMKDHVGEEFDGVITTVTSFGLFINLTDLFIDGLVHISNVGKDYFVYDEKQQQLIGDKGALYGLGDLVRIKVAAVNMDLLQIDFELVAKLKASAMNQSKGGNTNAKGKHNNAKQASGDKKPSRRRNSRNKGSSNGNSNNNGSKPNTKAKSKPNS from the coding sequence ATGACCTGGAACGATCCAAACGCACAATTAGAAGCTCAAAATTACGATAACCCTATCCCAAGCCGTCTGCTAATATTGCAAACGCTGGCTGACAAAGGTGAGCTGACTCACAAACAACTGGCCTCTTCTTTTGATATTGATAGTGATGACCAGTTTGAAGCCTTGGGCAATCGCTTAAAAGCCATGGCTCGTGATGGTCAAGTCCATCGTGACGGCCGTCCTTACAAATATCGTGCTGTCACCAAGCAAGATGTGGTCAATGGCACCGTTTCTGCACACGCCAAAGGCTTTGGCTTCGTTGTGCTAAACGACATGCCTGATTTATTCTTGCATGAAAAGCAAATGCGCTGGGTATTTAACGGCGACACCGTTAATGCCATCGGCACCACCACTGACAACCGTGGTCGTACAGAAGGTCGCATCATTGAAGTCACTGAGCGCCAACAAACCCAGTTTATCGGTACGTTAGAAAAAGACGATGAAGGCTACATGGTTAGTCTATCTAGCCCGAACAATCATCAGCCCATTACTGTGGCAGAAAAGAATGTTAAGGCGCTAGAAGCTAAGCCTGGCTATCCGGTTAAGGTCGATATTATCGACTGGCCAACTCAGCATGAGTTTGCAACCGGTAAAATCGTTGAAGTTATGGACGATGACAATGATCGCGAAGTGATTATTGAAACTACCTTGCTTAACTACGACATCCCAAGCGAATTTGGCGCTGCCGTCCTAAAACAAGCCGACAGCTACAAAGAGCCGACTGAAAAAGACATCAAAGGGCGCACTGATATTCGTGACCTACCAATGGTTACTATTGATGGCGAAGACTCACGTGACTTTGATGACGCGGTTTATGCTGAAAAACGTTCAGGTGGTAACTACCGCGTGGTGGTTGCGATTGCTGATGTCAGTCATTATGTCACGCCAAACTCTGCGCTAGATCACGAAGCCTTTGAGCGTGGTACATCGGTTTACTTCCCACACCATGTGGTACCTATGTTGCCAGAAGTGTTATCAAACGGTCTGTGCTCATTAAACCCAGGCGTTGATCGCTTATGTATGGTAGCAGACATCAAACTGTCTCGTGCCGGCAACATCACAGGCTATGAGTTCTATCCATCAGTGATGCACTCGCAAGCCCGCTTAACCTACAACCAAGTTAATGATTACTTCGATGGCAACACCGATAAAGTACCTGAGTCATTAACTGGTAATAAAGACGTCAAGAAATCTGTCGACACCATGCATCAGCTGTACAAAGTACTGGTGAAAAAGCGCGAAGAGCGTAATGCGATGGAATTTGAGACCCCAGAAACCTACATTAAGTTTAATGAAGAAGGTGGTATTGAAGCCATCGTGCCACGCACCCGTGGTGATTCGCATAAGCTGATTGAAGAGTTGATGTTATTGGCCAATACTTGCGCCGCTAACTTTGCGTTAAAAGAAGAGCTGCCAGTGTTGTATCGCAACCATGACAAGCCTGACTCTGAGAAGTCACGTATGGTTCATGAATATGCGAAAAACTTTGGTATCAGCTTCCCTGAAGAAAGCCCAACTCAAGCAGACTATAAGCGCTTTATCGAAGCGACCAAAGAGCGTCCAGATGCGGTAAGCATTCACAGCATGCTACTGCGCTCTATGATGCAAGCCAATTACTCACCCGATAATATCGGTCACTTTGGCTTGGCGTACGATGAGTATTCGCACTTTACCTCACCGATTCGTCGCTACCCTGACTTGATGCTGCATCGTGCCATTAAATCTAAAGTCACTGGCAAAAAACAGCCAGAGATGGACTTCACATTAGAAGAAGCAGGCCAACAAACTTCTGATACTGAGCGCCGTGCCGAGAAAGCATCACGCTTCGTAGAAAGCTGGTTGAAGTGTCATTACATGAAAGATCATGTAGGCGAAGAGTTTGATGGTGTGATTACCACTGTCACCAGCTTTGGCTTATTCATCAACTTAACCGATCTGTTTATTGATGGTCTGGTGCATATCTCAAACGTTGGTAAAGACTACTTCGTCTATGACGAGAAGCAACAACAGTTGATTGGTGATAAGGGCGCTTTATATGGCCTTGGCGACTTGGTACGCATCAAGGTTGCTGCGGTCAATATGGACTTGCTACAGATCGACTTTGAGTTAGTTGCTAAGCTAAAAGCCAGCGCGATGAACCAAAGCAAAGGTGGTAACACTAACGCCAAAGGCAAGCATAATAACGCTAAACAGGCCTCAGGTGATAAAAAGCCGTCACGCCGCCGTAATAGCCGTAACAAAGGCTCATCTAATGGCAATAGCAATAATAATGGCAGCAAGCCAAATACTAAAGCCAAGAGTAAGCCTAACAGCTAA
- a CDS encoding YdcH family protein, producing MFHEYRDLITELKNTDLHFQKMFNEHNELDTEIDKLENDVVKSVSREDEIEEMKRRKLSLKDEIGRYLEEKSNEQ from the coding sequence ATGTTCCATGAGTACCGCGATCTAATCACTGAGCTTAAAAACACTGACTTACATTTCCAAAAAATGTTCAATGAGCACAACGAATTAGATACCGAAATCGATAAGTTAGAAAATGACGTGGTTAAGTCTGTTAGCCGTGAAGACGAAATCGAAGAAATGAAGCGTCGTAAACTATCTTTAAAAGATGAGATCGGTCGCTATTTAGAAGAAAAAAGCAACGAACAATAG
- the ahpF gene encoding alkyl hydroperoxide reductase subunit F produces the protein MLDQSLLDAVKSYSEKMTRPISFVLGSGEHEKRAELVKFLSQIAGTTDKIKFDENNTDDSLPSPISFKITTEGDDVNSETGIVFSGIPGGHEFTSLILAILQAGGHTLKLDDSIQKMVKRIGHPLQFQTYVSLSCHNCPEVVQALNQFALLNDGISNEMIDGGLFQEQVEANNIQGVPAVFLNGKPFLNGKVDTARIIDKLQEQYPDLLNAASEEDAEQLERQDVTVIGGGPAGVAAAIYTARKGLKVTLVADRIGGQVKDTQSIENLISVPLTTGTELSANFEKHLNEYDINIKEHVSVKQLDETADENYTIELNTGEQFETRSVILATGAQWRKLNVPGEEEYVGSGVAYCAHCDGPFFKGKKIAVVGGGNSGVEAAIDLAGIVEHVTVVEFADDLKADQVLINKAKSKDNIDFITSAATKEIKATDGKVSSILYEDRETGETKELDLSAVFVQIGLVPNSEFVKGFVDVNRFGEIEIDEACKTDRKGIFAAGDVTTVPFKQINIAMGEGSKAALSAFEYLMMQ, from the coding sequence ATGTTAGACCAAAGTTTATTAGATGCCGTAAAAAGCTATAGTGAAAAAATGACTCGCCCAATTAGCTTTGTACTGGGTAGCGGTGAGCATGAGAAAAGAGCAGAATTGGTTAAATTCTTAAGCCAAATTGCTGGTACAACTGACAAAATCAAGTTTGATGAGAACAACACTGACGACAGCCTGCCAAGCCCAATCAGCTTCAAGATTACCACTGAAGGCGATGACGTTAACAGTGAAACCGGTATCGTATTTAGTGGTATTCCAGGCGGTCATGAGTTTACATCACTTATCTTAGCCATCTTACAAGCCGGCGGTCACACACTGAAGCTTGATGACAGCATTCAAAAGATGGTGAAGCGTATTGGTCATCCATTACAGTTCCAAACTTACGTGTCGTTGTCATGCCACAACTGTCCAGAAGTGGTGCAGGCGCTTAACCAGTTTGCACTATTAAATGATGGCATTAGTAACGAAATGATTGACGGCGGCTTGTTCCAAGAGCAGGTAGAAGCCAACAACATTCAGGGTGTACCAGCGGTATTCCTAAACGGTAAGCCATTCTTAAACGGTAAAGTAGACACGGCGCGTATTATTGACAAGCTACAAGAGCAGTATCCTGACTTGTTGAATGCAGCAAGCGAAGAGGATGCTGAGCAGCTGGAACGTCAAGATGTGACTGTTATCGGTGGTGGTCCAGCAGGCGTTGCAGCAGCAATTTATACTGCACGTAAAGGCTTAAAAGTGACCTTGGTTGCTGACCGTATCGGTGGTCAGGTGAAAGACACGCAAAGCATTGAAAACTTAATCTCTGTGCCATTGACCACAGGTACTGAGCTGTCGGCTAACTTTGAAAAGCACTTGAATGAGTACGACATTAATATCAAAGAGCACGTCAGTGTTAAACAGTTGGATGAAACCGCAGATGAAAACTACACCATCGAGCTAAATACGGGTGAGCAGTTTGAAACGCGCAGTGTCATCTTAGCGACCGGTGCTCAGTGGCGTAAGCTAAACGTACCAGGTGAAGAAGAATATGTCGGTAGCGGTGTGGCATATTGTGCGCACTGTGACGGTCCATTCTTTAAAGGTAAAAAGATTGCTGTCGTTGGCGGTGGTAACTCAGGTGTTGAAGCCGCAATTGACTTGGCCGGTATCGTTGAACACGTTACCGTGGTTGAGTTTGCCGATGACTTAAAAGCTGACCAAGTACTGATTAATAAAGCCAAGTCGAAAGACAATATCGACTTTATTACCTCAGCGGCGACCAAAGAGATTAAAGCCACTGACGGTAAAGTAAGCTCAATACTGTATGAAGACCGCGAAACAGGCGAGACAAAAGAGCTTGATTTATCAGCGGTATTCGTACAAATCGGCTTGGTACCAAACTCAGAGTTTGTTAAAGGCTTTGTGGATGTAAACCGCTTTGGCGAGATTGAAATTGATGAAGCGTGTAAGACAGACCGTAAAGGTATCTTCGCTGCCGGTGACGTGACCACTGTGCCATTTAAGCAAATCAATATTGCCATGGGCGAGGGTTCAAAAGCGGCGCTATCAGCGTTTGAATACCTCATGATGCAGTAA
- a CDS encoding alanine/glycine:cation symporter family protein, which produces MELIQAFFTKVGDLTWGWSLVPMLIIFGLLFTIVGNFAQIRYFKRMFSVFRSDEAGEGGITARQALLVSIGGRVGGGNIAGVAVAISLGGPGAVFWMWVVALIGMMTSIVECSLSQLYKRKDHEGNFRGGPATYILHGLGKEYKWLAVIYAVSLLLSFSIGFVAFQGNTVAGSALESFGIERWISGLVLVIAGGFIVFGGIKRIAKAADIVIPVMALIYLIMAVVIIMLNITELPALIVTIVKNAFGIESVVGGGIGVAIEQGMKRGLFSNEAGLGSAPNVAATAYATHPVSQGISQSLSVFIDTIVVCSATAFMILLSGVYQPGVEVDGIVLAQQALTSELGNWSQYILTISLLLFALSSIMYNYYMGENAINFLVKNNIKTATFVLRVVVVAILFVGAVAPTATEVFFFADPLMGVLALANLLALIMLFPRAKRLLDDFARQLKAGVKVPLFDAQDYEKLDLDLSAWGKEAVLEAKELKQKP; this is translated from the coding sequence ATGGAGCTAATTCAAGCATTTTTTACCAAAGTGGGTGACTTAACATGGGGATGGTCACTAGTCCCTATGCTTATCATTTTTGGTTTGTTATTTACAATAGTGGGAAATTTCGCACAGATTAGATATTTTAAGCGTATGTTCTCAGTCTTTCGTAGTGACGAAGCTGGCGAAGGTGGTATTACCGCCCGACAAGCATTGCTGGTATCGATTGGTGGGCGTGTCGGTGGTGGTAACATCGCTGGTGTAGCAGTCGCTATTTCACTAGGCGGTCCTGGTGCGGTATTTTGGATGTGGGTGGTAGCGCTTATTGGTATGATGACCAGTATTGTTGAGTGTAGTTTATCGCAACTATATAAGCGCAAAGACCATGAAGGTAACTTCCGTGGCGGTCCAGCAACTTATATCTTGCATGGTTTAGGTAAAGAGTATAAATGGCTAGCAGTTATTTATGCAGTGTCATTATTACTGTCATTCTCAATCGGTTTCGTGGCATTCCAGGGTAATACTGTTGCAGGCTCTGCGCTAGAAAGCTTTGGTATTGAGCGCTGGATATCAGGGCTTGTTTTAGTGATTGCTGGTGGGTTTATCGTTTTTGGTGGTATTAAACGTATCGCAAAAGCAGCAGATATAGTTATTCCAGTTATGGCGCTTATTTATCTGATAATGGCAGTGGTTATTATCATGCTCAATATCACTGAATTGCCAGCGCTAATAGTAACAATCGTCAAAAATGCTTTTGGCATTGAGTCTGTTGTTGGTGGGGGTATTGGTGTTGCCATTGAGCAAGGTATGAAACGTGGTTTATTCTCAAATGAGGCCGGTTTAGGGTCAGCACCAAACGTTGCGGCAACCGCTTATGCGACCCATCCAGTGAGCCAAGGTATTTCGCAATCTTTATCCGTATTTATTGACACTATTGTCGTGTGTAGTGCGACTGCGTTTATGATTCTATTGAGCGGTGTCTACCAGCCTGGTGTTGAAGTGGATGGTATTGTACTGGCTCAACAAGCATTAACCAGTGAGTTGGGGAATTGGTCTCAATATATCTTAACCATTTCTTTGTTATTATTTGCATTAAGCTCGATTATGTATAACTACTATATGGGCGAGAATGCGATTAACTTCTTGGTAAAAAATAACATCAAAACGGCGACTTTTGTTTTACGTGTGGTGGTGGTTGCTATTTTATTTGTCGGTGCGGTTGCGCCAACAGCAACAGAAGTATTCTTCTTTGCAGATCCACTAATGGGTGTATTGGCATTGGCCAACTTATTGGCACTGATTATGCTATTCCCACGTGCCAAACGTTTACTTGATGACTTCGCTCGTCAGTTAAAAGCGGGCGTAAAAGTTCCATTATTTGATGCGCAAGACTATGAAAAATTAGATTTGGATCTATCTGCTTGGGGTAAAGAGGCAGTATTAGAAGCCAAAGAGCTTAAGCAAAAACCTTAA
- a CDS encoding glutathione S-transferase family protein — MTHPLLIIGNKNYSSWSLRAWLLLKAFNIYFKEQKIELFQPSSKPILDKYSASGKVPILVDYQGDTQSSINITDSLAIALYANDYLTDLDIWSGRAKSEVSLIQSDTSSIQEQRAFCQSIVTEMHSGFMGLRQVMAVNIRATARITPTPACLKDLQRIEAIFETCLNSDAHKNSANNYLFGDFSIADAWYAPVVFRLKSYANASNIQLKTTTYQYCEIILSHPHLKQWHEDALQETTMLPEDETGEILSVEGVLAD; from the coding sequence ATGACGCACCCGCTTCTTATTATTGGTAATAAAAACTATTCTTCATGGTCGTTACGTGCTTGGTTACTGTTAAAAGCTTTCAATATTTATTTTAAAGAACAAAAAATTGAGCTATTTCAGCCCTCCTCTAAACCCATCTTGGACAAATACTCTGCATCAGGCAAAGTGCCTATACTCGTAGACTATCAAGGTGATACTCAGTCTAGTATCAATATCACCGATAGCTTAGCGATTGCTTTATATGCCAATGATTATTTAACCGATTTAGATATCTGGTCAGGGAGAGCGAAGTCTGAAGTTAGCTTAATCCAGTCGGATACGTCGTCTATCCAAGAGCAACGGGCGTTTTGTCAGAGCATCGTGACTGAAATGCACTCAGGCTTTATGGGGTTGCGTCAGGTGATGGCTGTAAATATTCGAGCAACAGCAAGGATTACACCCACACCCGCCTGTCTAAAAGACTTACAACGTATCGAAGCTATTTTTGAGACGTGTTTAAACAGTGATGCTCATAAAAACAGTGCAAATAACTATCTATTTGGCGACTTCTCTATTGCTGATGCTTGGTATGCGCCCGTGGTATTTCGACTAAAATCCTATGCCAATGCTTCAAATATCCAGCTTAAAACAACTACTTATCAGTATTGCGAGATCATATTAAGTCATCCACATTTAAAGCAGTGGCATGAGGATGCACTACAAGAAACCACTATGTTGCCGGAGGATGAAACAGGAGAGATTCTGTCTGTAGAAGGTGTTTTAGCAGATTAA